In Methanomicrobium antiquum, one DNA window encodes the following:
- a CDS encoding DUF5711 family protein, translating to MIPGTNNKKILLIGILVFFTLLIPSGVLAGDDATLLWKFTKVTNFADTKISPDGNYVLAGGTNAVLYLLDSKGNLLWEKNLDGPVSGLSISDSGKYSVVGTKKGTLYLFDSGGEIIWQKSMGQVVYDAAISSGGLYIAAGSNDGYLYLFKNEGDLVWKQKLGGDIYCVSINSDGKYIAAGKKLFTIYLYNLDGERLWTYKTDDQVFDIDISPDGNTVIAGCADGRVCVLNNSGERLWGTNLMVSVNSVSSSYYGAYLCIGSNDNYARLYGNNKTEILKYPTFGNVRGLSLSDDGMRMSVASNDGNIYFLALPVNIPSTPEPLPSCVVMPQNIGKLTVNSTPAGALLYLDNVFIGNAPQRIENVTLENHCLMLKLDGYIDYMSNVIISDEQEKTISVVLTPKTSQNQTYLSFITIICAIISVFLIVQKRKNN from the coding sequence ATGATACCAGGTACTAATAATAAAAAAATTCTACTGATCGGAATTCTTGTTTTTTTTACTCTTTTAATTCCATCAGGAGTTCTTGCCGGAGATGACGCAACACTTCTCTGGAAGTTCACAAAAGTGACAAATTTTGCAGACACAAAAATATCTCCTGATGGGAATTATGTTCTGGCAGGAGGGACAAATGCTGTCTTGTATCTCCTTGATTCGAAAGGAAATCTTTTATGGGAAAAAAACCTTGATGGACCTGTAAGCGGCCTTTCAATATCCGATTCAGGCAAATATTCAGTTGTGGGAACAAAAAAAGGAACATTGTATCTTTTTGACTCAGGTGGAGAGATAATCTGGCAGAAATCTATGGGTCAGGTTGTATATGATGCGGCAATCTCATCAGGAGGCCTTTATATTGCCGCAGGGTCAAATGACGGATATCTTTACCTTTTCAAAAATGAGGGAGATCTTGTCTGGAAGCAAAAACTTGGAGGAGATATCTACTGTGTTTCAATAAACTCTGACGGGAAATATATTGCCGCCGGAAAAAAGCTTTTTACCATTTATCTCTACAATCTTGACGGAGAAAGACTTTGGACATACAAAACTGATGATCAGGTATTTGATATTGATATTTCACCTGACGGAAATACAGTTATTGCAGGGTGTGCAGATGGAAGAGTATGTGTTCTTAATAATTCAGGAGAAAGACTGTGGGGAACAAATCTTATGGTGTCTGTAAATAGTGTTTCATCCTCTTATTATGGTGCTTATCTATGTATAGGCTCAAACGATAATTATGCACGTCTTTATGGCAATAACAAAACTGAAATTTTAAAATATCCAACATTTGGGAATGTAAGAGGATTATCATTGTCTGATGATGGAATGCGGATGTCTGTTGCCTCAAATGACGGGAATATCTATTTTCTTGCACTTCCTGTAAATATACCCTCTACTCCCGAACCTCTGCCCTCATGTGTTGTAATGCCGCAAAATATCGGAAAACTCACTGTTAATTCAACTCCGGCTGGCGCCTTATTATATCTGGACAATGTATTTATTGGAAATGCACCTCAAAGAATTGAAAACGTAACCTTGGAAAATCACTGCCTTATGCTAAAACTGGATGGCTATATTGATTACATGAGCAATGTAATAATCTCAGATGAACAGGAAAAGACAATATCTGTTGTATTAACTCCCAAAACTTCACAAAATCAGACATATTTAAGTTTTATAACAATTATCTGTGCAATAATTTCTGTATTTTTGATTGTGCAGAAAAGAAAGAATAATTAA